One Micromonas commoda chromosome 7, complete sequence genomic window carries:
- a CDS encoding predicted protein has translation MAHFDPYWNKDNKRVSGMFQEASRRKEEEAAAAARKPPQSTLLDGLHETNAARRWQGGALQRLNASLNAQPRAPAPARAPAPTNDRRKSFGPAPPPGTNTLSRGYQPKAPGELCSQEEIQRKKEAALKRRLERERTEKEELQRKLDQALQQQQQQQGQQQQGQQHQQQHQQQRQPPLNANPQPNPPVAPKRNPMVSLTAAKPAASTARSLAQHPTTSDDKLWPDQPFEIDVVLATDPADDKLTVRAKSFPGYPAHAVLMDGGLRARNMWKTLAEKGACATWDVKPTAVYQPLLARAAAEKLLRVEDRVREKIDLLRAEVEAADERVSRAVRAAEAASLSLPSDLRDLVDEARGVANKAGGAGGRGGRGRGRGRGRGGRGGRGQGRGDAEPEPEPKPRFQSFSAAAEEEKVGGLGESDVVAAIVFGLRSVPGPKVVPNAADARALVRVLRHVQSQIGVPLGVSAATDPTPPIRLAPVVARAVAKCGFGASLTTTTMTTTTATTTSGTEEDGARRTGKENEKGKGRESIASWFNRSEPEPAATAPDEAPEVESSMDTAYDHDGDRVAPEVIELLSDDDDDGSAQSARTTRHPPGTLVTATGLRSRPELNGDVFEVRAWCSERERYHLARWGTGTPEVYAKPENVTPMHAGPSEPASAPTAREEEPITIDDDDDGPSCRQMSDDDLRGLVRDQLRAATEENRLESTTVRQIMDALEETYLVSLSGERKRFVREVVDEFIAERTRSARKASDEAKAKASDEERGRREREALVGEVRAGATELIRAKKDLRRIEDAIKPKETRKRRELAPTFDAGDYVQFAPNARTGAGMAWEGAGGMSMGPNVEDFF, from the coding sequence ATGGCGCACTTCGACCCGTACTGGAACAAGGACAACAAGCGCGTCTCCGGGATGTTCCAGGAGGCGTCCAGGCGGAAGGAAGAggaggccgcggccgccgcgcgcaagcCCCCGCAGTCcaccctcctcgacggcctcCACGAgaccaacgcggcgaggcgatggcAGGGCGGTGCGCTGCAGAGGCTCAACGCCAGCCTCAACGCgcaaccccgcgcgccggcccccgcgcgcgcccccgcgccgaccaACGACCGCAGGAAGAGCTtcggccccgcgccgcccccggggaCCAACACCCTGAGCCGCGGGTACCAGCCCAAGGCGCCCGGGGAGCTCTGCTCGCAGGAGGAGATCCAACGCAAGAAGGAAGCCGCGCTCAAACGAAGGCTGGAGCGAGAACGAACGGAGAAGGAGGAACTCCAGCGCAAGCTCGACCAGGCGCTCCAGCAGCAACAACAGCAGCAAGGGCAACAACAACAAGGGCAACAACACCAACAACAACACCAACAACAACGCCAGCCGCCCCTTAACGCGAATCCCCAGCCCAACCCCCCGGTTGCCCCCAAGCGCAACCCGATGGTgtccctcaccgccgccaagcccgccgcctccaccgcgcgatcGCTCGCGCAgcacccgacgacgagcgacgatAAGCTCTGGCCGGACCAGCCGTTCGagatcgacgtcgtcctcgcgacCGACCCGGCCGATGACAAGCTGACGGTGCGCGCGAAATCCTTCCCGGGGTATCCCGCTCACGCGGTGCTGATGGACGGCGGCCTCCGGGCTCGGAACATGTGGAAGACGCTGGCGGAGAagggcgcgtgcgcgacgtgGGACGTGAAGCCCACCGCCGTGTACCAACCGCTGCTGGCGCGAGCCGCAGCGGAGAAGTTGCTGAGGGTGGAGGACAGGGTGCGGGAGAAGATCGATTTGCTTCGagcggaggtggaggcggcggatgagaGGGTGAGCCGCGCGGTTCGggccgcggaagccgcgtCGCTTTCGCTCCCGTCGGACCTCCGAGAtctggtggacgaggcgcgcggcgtcgcgaacaAGGCTGGCGGGGCCGGTGGGAGGGGTGGGCGAGGTCGAGGCCGCGGccggggtcgcggcggtcggggcggccgcggccagggccggggcgacgccgagcccgagcccgagcccaaGCCCCGATTCCAGTCCTTCTCAGCCGCAGCCGAGGAGGAAAAAGTCGGCGGCTTGGGCGAgtccgacgtcgtcgccgcgatcgtcttCGGTCTCAGGTCTGTCCCGGGCCCCAAGGTTGTCCCTAacgccgcggacgctcgGGCGCTCGTCAGGGTCCTTCGACACGTGCAGTCGCAAATCGGAGTCCCGCtcggcgtctccgcggcgacggacccgacgccgccgatccgTCTGGCGCCCGTCGTGGCCAGGGCCGTCGCCAAGTGTGGGTTCGGCGCCtcgctgacgacgacgacgatgacgacgacgacggcgacgacgacgtccgggACGGAAGAggacggggcgcgacggacgggcAAGGAGAACGAGAAGGGGAAGGGGCGGGAATCGATCGCGAGTTGGTTCAACAGATCAGAGccggagcccgcggcgacggctccggaTGAAGCCCCGGAGGTTGAGTCGTCGATGGATACCGCGTacgaccacgacggcgaccgcgtcgcccccgaggtGATCGAGCTCctctcggacgacgacgacgacgggagcgcgcaatcggcgcggacgacgcgtcacccTCCCGGGACGCTGGTCACCGCCACGGGGCTTCGCTCTCGGCCGGAGCTCaacggcgacgtcttcgaggtgcgcgcgtgGTGTtcggagcgcgagcggtACCACCTCGCGCGGTGGGGCACTGGGACGCCGGAAGTGTACGCGAAACCCGAGAACGTGACCCCGATGCACGCGGGTCCGTCCGAGCCCGCTTCggctccgacggcgagggaggaggaacCGATCAcgattgacgacgacgacgacggaccgaGTTGCCGGCAgatgagcgacgacgacctccgcggtctcgtccgcgaccagctgcgcgcggcgacggaggagaaCCGCCTGGAGAGCACGACGGTGCGGCAGAtcatggacgcgctcgaggagaccTACCTCGTCTCCCTgagcggcgagcgcaagCGTTTCGTTCGAGAGGTTGTCGACGAGTTCATCGCGGAACGGACCCGGAGCGCCCGGAAGGCGTccgacgaggcgaaggcgaaggcatccgacgaggagcgtggacgccgcgagcgggaggCTCTCGTCGGGGAGGtacgcgccggcgcgacggagctgATCCGCGCGAAGAAGGACCTGCGCCGGATCGAGGACGCGATCAAGCCGAAGGAGACGAGGAAGCGGCGGGAACTCGCACCCACATTTGACGCGGGCGATTACGTCCAGTTCGCGCCAAACGCGAGaaccggcgcggggatggcgtgggagggcgcgggcgggatgTCCATGGGACCAAACGTCGAGGATTTCTTCTAA
- the LHCP2.1 gene encoding prasinophyte specific chlorophyll a/b-binding protein, chloroplast precuror encodes MACIASSFTGSVAALKATKIQAKSVSKVIKADIYPEFGTYPGGGESPIIPFGSEKNAEREVIHGRWAMLGVTGAWAAENGTGIPWFTAGTLCTPDDCTAVADKFPGAVAPLAPEGSGYPSFWAVLAIEVVLVGLAEAYRTGLSDPVFDELTVGDVSPGGRFDPLGLAESGDLEELKIKELKHCRLSMFAWLGCIFQGLATQEGPIANWQAHVADPVHANVLTNAASGFGFY; translated from the exons ATGGCCTGCATTGCCTCCTCCTTCaccggctccgtcgcggccctcAAGGCGACCAAGATCCAG GCCAAGTCTGTGTCCAAGGTCATCAAGGCCGACATCTACCCCGAGTTCGGCACCTAccccggtggcggcgagtcCCCCATCATCCCCTTCGGCTCCGAGAAGAACGCCGAGCGTGAGGTCATCCACGGCCGCTGGGCGATGCTCGGCGTGACCGGTGCCTGGGCCGCCGAGAACGGCACCGGCATCCCCTGGTTCACCGCCGGTACCCTCTGCACCCCCGACGActgcaccgccgtcgcggacaagttccccggcgccgtcgctcccctcgcccccgagggcTCCGGCTACCCCTCCTTCTGGgccgtcctcgccatcgaggtcgtcctcgtcggcctcgccgaggcttaCCGCACCGGCCTCTCCGACCCCgtcttcgacgagctcaccgTCGGTGACGTGTCCCCCGGTGGCCGCTTCGACcccctcggcctcgccgagtccggtgacctcgaggagctcaagatcaaggagctcaagcaCTGCCGCCTCTCCATGTTCGCGTGGCTCGGCTGCATCTTCCAGGGTCTCGCCACCCAGGAGGGCCCCATCGCCAACTGGcaggcgcacgtcgcggacccCGTCCACGCCAACGTGCTCaccaacgccgcctccggcttCGGCTTCTACTAA
- a CDS encoding prasinophyte specific chlorophyll a/b-binding protein, chloroplast precursor, whose translation MACIASSFTGSVAALKATKIQAKSVSKVIKADIYPEFGTYPGGGESPIIPFGSEKNAEREVIHGRWAMLGVTGAWAAENGTGIPWFTAGTLCTPDDCTAVADKFPGAVAPLAPEGSGYPSFWAVLAIEVVLVGLAEAYRTGLSDPVFDELTVGDVSPGGRFDPLGLAESGDLEELKIKELKHCRLSMFAWLGCIMQGLATQEGPIANWQAHVADPVHANVLTNAASGFGFY comes from the exons ATGGCCTGCATTGCCTCCTCCTTCaccggctccgtcgcggccctcAAGGCGACCAAGATCCAG GCCAAGTCTGTGTCCAAGGTCATCAAGGCCGACATCTACCCCGAGTTCGGCACCTAccccggtggcggcgagtcCCCCATCATCCCCTTCGGCTCCGAGAAGAACGCCGAGCGTGAGGTCATCCACGGCCGCTGGGCGATGCTCGGCGTGACCGGTGCCTGGGCCGCCGAGAACGGCACCGGCATCCCCTGGTTCACCGCCGGTACCCTCTGCACCCCCGACGActgcaccgccgtcgcggacaagttccccggcgccgtcgctcccctcgcccccgagggcTCCGGCTACCCCTCCTTCTGGgccgtcctcgccatcgaggtcgtcctcgtcggcctcgccgaggcttaCCGCACCGGCCTCTCCGACCCCgtcttcgacgagctcaccgTCGGTGACGTGTCCCCCGGTGGCCGCTTCGACcccctcggcctcgccgagtccggtgacctcgaggagctcaagatcaaggagctcaagcaCTGCCGCCTCTCCATGTTCGCGTGGCTCGGCTGCATCATGCAGGGTCTCGCCACCCAGGAGGGCCCCATCGCCAACTGGcaggcgcacgtcgcggacccCGTCCACGCCAACGTGCTCaccaacgccgcctccggcttCGGCTTCTACTAA
- a CDS encoding major facilitator superfamily (Likely belongs to major facilitator super family (MFS) and contains DUF791. MFS includes sugar transporters.): MHGFTTTRGQRAYGSDRGSGDQQHATFRRLRRRYNVVYTLGTFGDWIQGAYLYALYSEHGYDMASIGYIFVLGYFASASVGTYVSSLGDRYGYRRFVILYGTAYGIACLLMRSSNLVILLASRVASGVAYSLLFSSFESWAITEADRLRLDRRYLVGLFSTATFFNACSAVAAGVPSTLLFPRNKYTPAFDVGAGVLFLCALGAYKLWWEERPTGGGGRNAPERGILRAAAMVLAKPELLSLGVTNSLYEAALHVFVFVWTPALERRGPRMLAGAVPHGLVFSLFMACKMAGSQLYMIIGDRVPAATILRAVFLGSTLVFAAPLLVESYSFTLLCFCAFEFGLGLYWPAMAVTRAELVPNYLRATMTSVFRVPLNVLVMGCLAFAGNASEPSFLTMCVAMMGSCLFFTSRGRAGKGDGSLPPGSPRGIAP, encoded by the exons aTGCACGGCTTCACCACCACCCGCGGGCAGCGCGCGTACGGCTCCGATAGGGGATCCGGCGACCAACAGCACGCCACCTTTCGACGCCTGCGCAGGCGTTACAACGTCGTGTACACCCTCGGCACGTTCGGCGATTGGATCCAGGGCGCCTACCTCTACGCCCTGTACAGCGAGCACGGGTACGACATGGCGAGCATCGGGTACATATTCGTGCTGGGTTacttcgcgtccgcgtccgtaGGTACGTACGTCAGCTCGCTCGGGGACCGATACGGCTACAGGAGGTTCGTCATCCTCTACGGCACCGCCTACGGGATCGCCTGCCTCCTCATGCGATCGTCCAacctcgtcatcctcctcgccagccgcgtcgcgtccggagTCGCGTACTCGCTGCTGTTCAGCTCGTTCGAGTCGTGGGCCATCACGGAGGCGGACAGGCTGCGGCTGGACCGCCGGTACCTCGTCGGACTcttctccaccgcgacgtTCTTCAACGCCtgcagcgccgtcgccgccggggtc CCGAGCACGCTGCTGTTCCCGAGGAACAAGTACACGCCGGCGTTCgacgtgggcgccggggTGCTCTTCCTTTGCGCGCTGGGCGCGTATAAGCTGTGGTGGGAGGAACGTCCAACCGGGGGTGGCGGCAGGAAC GCTCCCGAGCGGGGCATacttcgcgcggcggcgatggtccTCGCCAAGCCCGAGCTCCTGAGCCTCGGCGTGACCAACTCGCTGTACGAGGCCGCGCTGCACGTGTTCGTGTTCGTGTGGACCCCCGCGCTGGAGCGGCGCGGTCCGAGGATGCTCGCCgg cgcggtgccccACGGCTTGGTGTTCTCGCTGTTCATGGCGTGCAAGATGGCGGGGTCGCAGCTGTACATGATCATAGGCGACAgggtccccgccgcgacgatcctGCGCGCGGTTTTCCTGGGGTCCACGCTggtcttcgcggcgccgctgctGGTCGAGTCTTACTCGTTCACGCTGCTCTGTTTTTGCGCGTTTGAGTTTGGTCTCGGGCTGTACTGGCCGGCCATGGcggtcacgcgcgcggagctcgtgcCGAACTACCTgcgggcgacgatgacgtcggtgTTTAGGGTGCCGCTGAACGTGTTGGTGATGGGGTGCCTCGCCTTCGCGGGCAACGCGAGCGAGCCGAGTTTCCTGACGATGTGCGTCGCGATGATGGGCTCGTGCCTTTTTTTCAccagccgcggacgcgcggggaaggGTGATGGGAGCCTTCCGCCGGGGTCGCCCAGGGGTATCGCGCCGTGA
- a CDS encoding hypothetical protein (EST support. putative uncharacterized protein, ed), whose product MPSVYGRKYVWLIEDAEGQSHDREGTSDARRVMFRELIETEHGEKKAGDHLTWGEVIDLWIDDRDFRAAWMASFEDFRDVNWGTGDYYWECAPVKSASLGARYEHVVKDKGARRGGAADEGAFAEHFDAARNAGKIVATFRNLGGDAKLVSPLPDALNHRRRGRCMHDFVSGWGGFEGGFEGDDRDERVVHETIRAVGAEVKSILLSGTSEDPVWVSTNGDGVAWLHVRIDERPKYYAYAPYRKFLEEGYDEAVNKETRSKLSNF is encoded by the coding sequence atGCCGTCGGTGTACGGGCGAAAGTACGTCTGGCtcatcgaggacgcggagggtcAATCGCACGACCGCGAGGGAaccagcgacgcgcggcgcgtgatGTTCCGCGAGTTGATCGAAACGGAGCAcggggagaagaaggcgggcGATCACCTGACCTGGGGCGAGGTCATCGACCTGTGGATCGACGATCGCGACTTCAGGGCGGCGTGGATGGCGTCGTTCGAAGACTTTCGCGACGTCAACTGGGGTACCGGCGACTACTACTGGGAATGCGCGCCGGTCAAGAGCGCGTCGCTGGGCGCCAGGTACGAGCACGTCGTCAAGGATaagggcgcgcgtcggggcggcgccgcggacgagggcgcgttcgcggaacacttcgacgccgcgaggaacgccgGCAAGATCGTCGCAACCTTTCGtaacctcggcggcgacgcgaagctcGTGTCGCCGCTGCCGGACGCGTTGAaccaccggcgacgcggcagATGCATGCACGACTTCGTCTCCGGCTGGGGCGGCTTCGAGGGCGGCTTCGAGGGCGACGATAGGGACGAAAGGGTGGTGCACGAGACGATTCGCGCTGTGGGAGCCGAGGTGAAATCGATCCTCCTGTCGGGCACGTCGGAGGACCCCGTCTGGGTGTCGaccaacggcgacggcgtcgcctgGCTGCACGTTCGCATCGATGAGAGGCCGAAGTACTACGCGTACGCGCCGTACAGGAAGTTTCTGGAGGAAGGgtacgacgaggcggtgaaCAAGGAGACGAGGTCGAAATTGTCTAACTTTTAG
- a CDS encoding sulfate permease family (sulfate) yields MVPESLAFTFVAGVSPIVGLHAAALMGLCTAVLGAQPGVISGAAGATAVVFAPLVASHGPEYLFAAVALAGAIQAVAGALRLGKFIRLVPQPCMIGFVNGLAIVIGSAQINSFAGLADVALYTQVALTALTMALIKLIPNLSFVPKQIPAPLLAIASVGTLVQVAGIATKTVGDVAAVAGSLPAFHIPNVPVEFETWATIFPFAASVAAVGLIETLLTQQLVDDITERRTSTHKECIAQGAANLVNGFFGAMGGCAMIGQSMINVQAGGRTRVSGLTCAMAIASYVTFGAGFIERVPIAALAGTMLCLVLDIFDWTSFARIRKIPKTDATVLVLVTGVTVVTNLAVAVFSGVVLSALGYAYKSSQRIEARKTSVPIKTDSIEHRTVYEISGPLFFGSVGSFLEQLDPRMEGNDRVVLDFASSKVWDSSALVAIDDVADKFRNCGKVVTLRHLSPDCAALLRKAGDLVEVNLEEDPEYPVAADYDDEELETLTDHAAHGTHVSLEDWERSALQRQYTTPAGFRVLVDKVEEDGPARKSGGRGARLGA; encoded by the coding sequence ATGGTGCCAGAGTCGTTGGCGTTCacgttcgtcgccggggtGTCTCCCATCGTGGGCCtacacgccgcggcgctcatggGCTTGTGCACCGCGGTACTCGGCGCGCAACCCGGCGtcatctccggcgccgcgggagccacCGCCGTGGTCTTCgccccgctcgtcgcgtcgcacggACCCGAGtacctcttcgccgccgtcgcgctcgccggagCCATccaggccgtcgccggcgcgctgcgcCTGGGAAAGTTCATCCGACTCGTGCCGCAGCCGTGCATGATCGGGTTCGTAAACGGTCTCGCCATCGTCATCGGCTCCGCGCAGATCAACTCCTTCGCGGgtctcgccgacgtcgcgctgtACACGCAAGTCGCGCTCACGGCTTTGACGATGGCGCTCATCAAGCTCATACCCAACCTGTCCTTCGTCCCAAAGCAGATACCCGCGCCGTTGCtggccatcgcgtccgtcgggACCCTCGTCCAGGTGGCGGGTATCGCGACAAAGAccgtcggggacgtcgcggcggtcgcgggctCCCTTCCGGCCTTTCACATCCCAAACGTTCCCGTCGAGTTTGAGACGTGGGCTACGATTTTCCcattcgccgcgtccgtcgcggcggttggACTGATCGAGACGCTGCTGACCCagcagctcgtcgacgacatcACCGAGCGTCGCACCAGCACCCACAAGGAGTGCAtcgcgcagggcgccgcgaacctgGTGAACGGATTCTTCGGCGCCATGGGCGGGTGCGCGATGATCGGCCAGTCGATGATCAACGTTCAGGCCGGGGGTCGCACTCGGGTCTCCGGTTTGACGTGCGCGATGGCCATCGCGTCGTACGTCAcgttcggcgcggggttcatcgagcgcgtgccgatcgccgcgctcgccggtaCGATGCTCTGTTTGGTCCTGGACATCTTCGATTGGACCTCGTTCGCGCGGATCCGAAAGATACCAAAGACGGACGCCACGGTGTTGGTGTTGGTCACCGGGGTCACCGTCGTCACCAACCTCGCCGTGGCGGTGTTCTCGGGGGTGGTGCTGAGTGCCCTGGGGTACGCGTACAAGAGTTCGCAGCGAATCGAGGCGAGGAAAACCTCCGTCCCGATCAAGACGGACTCGATCGAGCACAGGACGGTGTACGAGATATCGGGCCCGCTCTTCTTCGGATCGGTGGGCTCCttcctcgagcagctcgaccCGAGGATGGAGGGAAACGATCGCGTGGTTCTCGACTTCGCCTCGTCGAAGGTGTGGGACAGTAGCGCCTTggtcgcgatcgacgacgtcgcggataAGTTTCGAAACTGCGGCAAGGTGGTGACGCTTCGACACCTCTCCCCCGactgcgccgcgctgctgcgCAAGGCTGGCGACCTGGTCGAGGTCAACCTGGAGGAGGACCCGGAGTacccggtggcggcggattacgacgacgaggagctcgagacgcTGACGGACCATGCGGCGCACGGCACGCACGTCAGCTTGGAGGACTGGGAGAGGAGCGCGCTGCAGCGGCAGTACACCACGCCGGCGGGTTTCAGAGTGCTCGTGGACAAGGTGGAGGAAGACGGGCCGGCGAGGAAGAGCGGCGGACGGGGGGCTCGTCTCGGGGCGTAG
- a CDS encoding nascent polypeptide-associated complex subunit alpha-like protein yields MADTKEHEPTVEDVEDDVESDEEVSDDEDGEDGKPKQSRSEKKSRKAMQKLGMKPVPGVQRVTIKKNKNILFVISKPDVFKSPNSDTHVIFGEAKIEDLSAASQAAAAEAFKSDMPAVEAPSAAAAEEEDEGEIDETGVEPKDIELVMTQAGVSRGKAVNALKANDGDIVSAIMDLTM; encoded by the exons ATGGCTGACACCAAGGAGCACGAGCCCACCgtcgag GACGttgaggacgacgtcgagtccgacgaggaggtctCCGACGATGAGGATGGCGAGG ACGGCAAGCCCAAGCAGAGCCGCAGCGAGAAGAAGTCCCGCAAGGCCATGCAGAAGCTCGGCATGAagcccgtccccggcgttcAGCGCGTGACCATCAAGAAGAACAAGAACATCCTCTTCGTCATCTCCAAGCCCGACGTGTTCAAGTCCCCCAACTCCGACACTCACGTCATCTTCGGCGAGGCGAAGATCGAGgacctctccgccgcgtcccaggctgccgccgcggaggctttCAAGTCCGACAtgcccgccgtcgaggcgccctccgccgccgccgccgaggaggaggatgagggtGAGATCGACGAGACTGGCGTCGAGCCCAAGGACATCGAGCTCGTCATGACCCAGGCGGGTGTGTCCCGCGGCAAGGCGGTcaacgcgctcaaggcgaacGACGGAGACATCGTGTCCGCGATCATGGACCTAACCATGTGA
- a CDS encoding predicted protein, with amino-acid sequence MPLIFDSLNLMFLGAVAVFAGGIVKANPDLTKPHPDSAYGKWQAKKREKAAIAAAEADKAKKGKGKK; translated from the exons ATGCCGCTCATCTTCGATTCGCTCAACCTTATGTTCCTcggggccgtcgccgtcttcgccggcggcatcgtcAAGGCCAACCCGGACCTGACCAAGCCCCACCCGGACTCGGCGTACGGCAAGTGGCAGGCGAAGAAGCGGGAGAAG GCTGCCATCGCGGCTGCCGAGGCGGacaaggcgaagaag GGCAAGGGCAAGAAGTAA
- a CDS encoding set domain protein (Predicted SET domain containing protein. ChromDB ID: SDG20108) has product MGIDRYHYAVYAKRNLAMDTPVVTAIPKAACLSARTCSVAETLREARLGGGLALNIAIMHERSLGEGSRWAGYFAVLPARGERTLPMFWTSAQLEHLRGTDLLRHVTEDAESMRLDFNENVVDGLCVTHPVAFPPGKHTLEAYMEAASLAASRAFYIGEECGEALVPWADMFNHKTDGEHVHVLGADDDDEDDEEEDESEEEESEEEESEEEESEEENEENEENEEEDAGPIEPPTGSLVIHACACAEKGDELFNTFGQQNNASLLHKYGFCEHHNAYTNVCVDVALVEDVVGGTKVRDAAAELGVDVADDAYFEIEPDGTIEEALLAVLGRAHRGEDEEDDPTTESPDVQASLRTILERRAAMYVGKGKGKGEESGAIPRGSDDGARVAAAGDRAELRGG; this is encoded by the exons ATGGGCATCGACAGGTACCACTACGCCGTGTACGCCAAGCGGAACCTGGCGATGGACACGCCGGTCGTCACGGCGATCCCAAAGGCGGCGTGCCTCAGCGCGCGCACgtgctccgtcgcggagacACTCAGGGAGGCGAggctgggcggcggcttggcgCTGAACATCGCCATCATGCACGAGAGGTCTCTCGGGGAAGGGTCCAGGTGGGCGGGATACTTCGCGGTgcttcccgcgcgcggcgagcgcacgCTGCCCATGTTCTGGACCTCCGCCCAGCTGGAACACCTGCGAGGCACCGACCTCCTGAGGCACGTcaccgaggacgccgagtcGATGCGTCTGGATTTCAACGAaaacgtcgtcgacgggctcTGCGTCACGCACCCGGTCGCCTTCCCGCCGGGTAAACACACGCTCGAGGCGTacatggaggcggcgagcttggccgCGTCCAGGGCGTTTTACATAGGCGAGGAGTGCGGCGAGGCGTTGGTGCCGTGGGCGGACATGTTCAACCACAAGACGGACGGGGAacacgtccacgtcctcggcgcagacgacgacgacgaggacgatgaggaAGAAGATGAATCCGAAGAGGAGGAATCCGAAGAGGAGGAATCCGAAGAGGAGGAATCCGAAGAGGAGAACGAGGAGAATGAGgagaacgaggaggaggacgcgggtcccatcgagccgccgacggggtCGCTCGTCATCcacgcgtgcgcgtgcgccgaAAAAGGCGACGAGCTCTTCAACACCTTCGGCCAACAGAACAACGCCTCGCTGCTTCACAAATACGGCTTCTGCGAGCACCACAACGCGTACACCAACGTGtgtgtcgacgtcgcgctcgtcgaggacgtggtGGGGGGAACGAaggttcgcgacgcggcggctgagctcggcgtggacgtcgcggatgaCGCGTACTTTGAGATTGAACCGGACGGGAcgatcgaggaggcgctgttGGCGGTGTTGGGCAGGGCGCAcaggggcgaggacgaggaggacgacccgACGACGGAGTCACCGGACGTGCAGGCGTCGCTCCGAACCATCTtggagcgacgcgcggcgatgtaCGTCGGGAAAGGGAAAGGGAAAGGGGAGGAGAGCGGTGCGATTCCAAGAgggagcgacgacgggg ctcgggttGCTGCGGCTGGCGATCGAGCGGAACTGCGGGGTGGGTAA